Proteins from a genomic interval of Microbacterium esteraromaticum:
- a CDS encoding amidase, giving the protein MAELHDLTAIDQVAALRRGELSPLEVVTHYLARIARLDDRVGAFVEVTADAARERAESVTRAEPVGALWGLPFADKDLVPRAGVPTRFGSRLHQDLVPDETADQAAVLDEAGGISLGKTSTPEFGLTGYTETQIGAPTRDPWNLDNGAGGSSGGAAAAVAAGLLPLAPASDGGGSIRIPAATVGVVGIKPSRGRVPFASGLDSPGGLAVAGPIARTVADAALLLDVQVSGRPYGYATRAPGSGPFGEAAQHPTTFARIGVTTVSPWDDDEDIRLDPDAARAVDVAAALLSDAGHGVDPFDWRPRGYAEMFTTIWRMSAARMTLTDAELELVEPITAWLVREGRALSGAQVLEALTAASAFERDTITAFAPFDAVLTPALALPPQPVGWFDRADAARGFSQQVQYAPYSSFVNVAGLPALVLPVTVDASGHPVSVQLIGRPGGEAQLVALAAGLERQIGALPHPALWSL; this is encoded by the coding sequence ATGGCCGAACTGCACGACCTGACCGCGATCGACCAGGTGGCGGCGCTACGTCGCGGCGAACTCTCGCCTCTCGAGGTGGTGACGCACTATCTGGCGCGGATCGCGCGCCTGGATGACCGTGTTGGCGCGTTCGTCGAGGTGACGGCGGATGCTGCACGCGAGCGCGCGGAGAGTGTGACGCGGGCCGAGCCGGTCGGCGCTCTGTGGGGGTTGCCGTTCGCCGACAAGGACCTCGTGCCGCGGGCCGGTGTGCCGACGCGGTTCGGGTCGCGTCTGCATCAGGATCTCGTTCCGGACGAGACTGCCGATCAGGCCGCCGTGCTCGATGAGGCAGGCGGTATCAGCCTGGGCAAGACGAGTACGCCCGAGTTCGGTCTGACCGGGTACACCGAGACGCAGATCGGAGCGCCCACGCGCGACCCCTGGAACCTCGACAACGGCGCAGGCGGCTCCAGCGGAGGCGCTGCCGCGGCCGTTGCGGCCGGTCTGCTGCCGCTTGCGCCGGCATCCGATGGCGGCGGATCCATCCGCATTCCTGCCGCGACGGTCGGCGTCGTCGGCATCAAGCCGTCGCGGGGCCGAGTGCCGTTCGCCTCGGGGCTGGACAGCCCCGGCGGGCTCGCGGTCGCCGGCCCGATTGCGCGCACGGTGGCCGACGCCGCGCTGCTGCTCGACGTGCAGGTCTCGGGGCGGCCGTACGGGTACGCCACGCGCGCTCCAGGGTCCGGGCCGTTCGGCGAAGCGGCGCAGCATCCGACGACCTTCGCGCGCATCGGCGTCACCACGGTCTCGCCGTGGGATGACGACGAAGACATCCGACTCGATCCCGACGCGGCGCGTGCCGTCGACGTCGCTGCGGCACTGCTGTCGGATGCCGGGCACGGCGTCGACCCGTTCGATTGGCGACCCCGCGGGTACGCCGAGATGTTCACGACGATCTGGCGGATGAGCGCGGCGCGCATGACGCTGACCGATGCCGAGTTGGAGTTGGTCGAGCCGATCACGGCGTGGCTGGTGCGCGAGGGGCGCGCACTCAGCGGCGCTCAGGTGCTGGAGGCGCTCACGGCAGCATCCGCATTCGAACGCGACACGATCACCGCCTTCGCGCCGTTCGACGCCGTGCTCACTCCCGCGCTCGCGCTGCCGCCGCAGCCCGTCGGCTGGTTCGACCGGGCGGATGCCGCGCGCGGCTTCTCGCAGCAGGTGCAGTACGCGCCGTACTCAAGCTTCGTGAACGTCGCGGGCCTGCCCGCCCTCGTGCTGCCGGTGACCGTCGACGCTTCAGGCCATCCGGTGAGCGTGCAGTTGATCGGTCGCCCCGGCGGCGAAGCTCAGCTCGTCGCTCTGGCGGCAGGACTCGAGCGGCAGATAGGTGCATTGCCGCATCCGGCGCTCTGGAGTCTCTGA
- a CDS encoding glyceraldehyde-3-phosphate dehydrogenase, producing the protein MYDIATHRDEWQADEELAERMIPLIGKLNRTRDVVTSLHGHRLLGLSTTGILEVHERVAALGHGRLELEDTLAVLEALCEIKPGASSIDVARLIAEHAGSDRDLVDYLREALAPALGAEPAEPVDVVLYGFGRIGRLLARILIAHTGGGSGLRLRAVVVRRGAENDLVKRASLLLRDSVHGRFEGSVDVDEENSQIIANGNRIQVIYSDDPSTVDYTAYGIRDAIIVDNTGRWRDEEGLSRHLQAKGAARVLLTAPGKGDLKNIVHGINDSTITDDDRIVSAASCTTNAITPVLKAMDEAYGIVRGHVETVHSFTNDQNLIDNFHKGDRRGRSAVLNMVITETGAAKAVARALPELAGKLTGSAIRVPTPDVSLAVLHLTLENPATKDQLNDYLRRASLHSKLRQQIDYVESPEVVSTDFVGSHRAGIVDGLATIANDRDVVLYVWYDNEYGYSCQVVRVLEVMAGAHPVVLPPRREVTLNA; encoded by the coding sequence ATGTACGACATCGCGACGCATCGCGACGAATGGCAGGCAGACGAAGAACTCGCTGAGCGGATGATCCCGCTCATCGGCAAGCTCAACCGCACCCGTGACGTCGTCACGTCGCTGCACGGTCATCGTCTGCTCGGGCTCTCGACCACCGGCATCCTCGAAGTGCACGAGCGCGTCGCCGCGCTCGGCCACGGACGCCTCGAGCTGGAGGACACCCTCGCCGTCCTCGAGGCCCTGTGCGAGATCAAGCCCGGCGCGTCGTCCATCGACGTGGCCCGTCTGATCGCCGAGCACGCCGGAAGCGATCGTGACCTGGTCGACTATCTGCGCGAGGCGCTCGCCCCGGCGCTCGGGGCCGAACCGGCCGAGCCCGTTGACGTCGTCCTGTACGGGTTCGGACGTATCGGCCGACTGCTCGCGCGCATCCTCATCGCGCACACCGGGGGCGGAAGCGGGCTGCGCCTGCGCGCCGTCGTCGTGCGTCGCGGGGCCGAGAACGACCTCGTCAAGCGCGCGTCGCTGCTGCTGCGCGACTCGGTGCACGGACGGTTCGAGGGCTCTGTCGACGTCGATGAGGAGAACTCCCAGATCATCGCCAACGGTAACCGCATCCAGGTCATCTACTCCGACGACCCGTCCACGGTCGACTACACCGCCTACGGCATCCGCGACGCGATCATCGTCGACAACACCGGACGCTGGCGCGATGAAGAGGGCCTGAGCCGCCACCTGCAGGCCAAGGGCGCTGCCCGCGTGCTGCTGACGGCTCCCGGCAAGGGCGACCTGAAGAACATCGTGCACGGCATCAACGACTCGACCATCACCGACGATGACCGCATCGTCTCGGCCGCATCGTGCACCACCAATGCGATCACCCCGGTGCTCAAGGCGATGGACGAGGCATACGGGATCGTGCGCGGACACGTCGAGACCGTGCACTCGTTCACCAATGACCAGAACCTGATCGACAACTTCCACAAGGGCGACCGTCGCGGCCGCTCGGCGGTGCTGAACATGGTCATCACCGAGACCGGAGCGGCCAAGGCCGTGGCCCGCGCACTGCCCGAACTGGCCGGCAAGCTCACCGGTTCGGCCATCCGCGTTCCCACGCCCGACGTCTCGCTCGCCGTGCTGCACCTCACGCTGGAGAACCCGGCCACCAAGGACCAGCTCAACGACTACCTGCGCCGCGCGTCGCTGCACTCCAAGCTGCGCCAGCAGATCGACTACGTCGAGAGCCCCGAGGTCGTCTCGACGGACTTCGTCGGCTCGCACCGTGCCGGCATCGTCGACGGTCTGGCAACCATCGCCAACGATCGCGACGTGGTGCTGTACGTCTGGTACGACAACGAGTACGGCTACTCGTGCCAGGTGGTGCGCGTGCTCGAAGTGATGGCCGGTGCGCACCCGGTGGTGCTTCCGCCGCGCCGCGAGGTGACGCTCAACGCCTGA
- a CDS encoding thioesterase family protein, which translates to MSCYFRRLSATEFEPTDHVGGAWNPDEQHVAPVLGLLAHIIEADHAVRRADTPLVLARANYDILGVIPMAAFEVSIRVVRPGRTIELVEATLSQGGRAALTLRAWMLQTGDTADLAGTSLASMPPRADLAGWKMDEGWQGGAIRSVEFRHRDFGPGRAQSWLRPTVPLLADEAVSARARMLGALDFANGIAIRVSPNDLLYPNVDLTASLFREPQGEWIGLDTSVSFGPGGIGLTESVLSDEAGPLGTSSQTLTLRRR; encoded by the coding sequence GTGAGCTGCTACTTCCGTCGACTGTCTGCGACCGAGTTCGAGCCCACCGACCATGTCGGCGGAGCATGGAACCCCGACGAGCAGCACGTCGCACCGGTGCTGGGTCTGCTGGCGCACATCATCGAGGCCGATCACGCGGTGCGCCGCGCGGATACGCCGCTGGTGCTCGCGCGGGCCAACTACGACATCCTCGGTGTCATCCCGATGGCCGCGTTCGAGGTCAGCATCCGCGTGGTGCGGCCCGGCCGCACCATCGAACTCGTCGAGGCGACGCTCAGCCAGGGCGGGCGCGCGGCGCTGACACTGCGGGCGTGGATGCTGCAGACCGGCGACACGGCCGACCTCGCCGGCACGTCGCTGGCGTCCATGCCACCGCGCGCGGACCTGGCCGGCTGGAAGATGGACGAGGGTTGGCAGGGCGGGGCGATCCGTTCGGTGGAGTTCCGACACCGCGATTTCGGGCCGGGGCGGGCTCAGAGCTGGCTTCGTCCGACGGTGCCGTTGCTGGCGGATGAAGCGGTGTCGGCGCGTGCGCGGATGCTCGGGGCGCTCGATTTCGCCAACGGCATCGCGATCCGCGTGTCACCCAACGACTTGCTCTATCCGAACGTCGACCTGACCGCGAGCCTGTTCCGAGAGCCACAGGGTGAGTGGATCGGTCTCGATACGTCGGTGTCGTTCGGCCCCGGCGGCATCGGCCTGACCGAGTCGGTGCTCAGTGATGAGGCGGGGCCGCTGGGCACGTCTTCGCAGACCCTGACGCTGCGCCGACGCTGA
- a CDS encoding helix-turn-helix domain-containing protein, with the protein MASTSGLELSTLGHRIRHHRTAKGFTLDDLGARVGIAGSQLSLIENGKREPKLSLLQAIADACATDVADLISGEPPNKRAALEIELDRAQASPVFRQLGISPIRVSKGMSDETIESVLGLHRELHRRESEAIATPEEARRANTEMRLTMRSKGNYLPEIEALAEKHLKAAGHVSGALTHRTVSIMAEKLGFELIYVDDLPHSTRSITDLENGRIYLPPASIPGGHGLRSMALQAMAHRLLGHTPPTDYADFLQQRLEINYFAACCLIPETAGVAFLQQAKKDRNLAVEDFRDAFGVTHEAAAMRMTNLMTHHLDMRLHFLRVDENGAITRVYENDDLPLPMDVTGAVEGQPACRKFSARAAFEQRNRTTEHYQYTDTPSGTYWCATQTGSASDGGFSITVGVPFDDARWWRGRETQHRAQSSCPDETCCRRASAAISQRWEGRAWPSARVHTHMFSPLPRGAFPGVDDSEVYSFLDRHAGE; encoded by the coding sequence ATGGCGAGCACCAGCGGACTCGAACTCAGCACTCTCGGACATCGCATCCGGCACCATCGCACGGCGAAGGGCTTCACTCTCGATGACCTCGGCGCGCGAGTGGGGATCGCCGGTTCGCAGCTCAGCCTGATCGAGAACGGCAAGCGCGAGCCGAAGCTGTCGCTGTTGCAGGCCATCGCCGATGCGTGCGCCACCGACGTCGCCGACCTGATCTCGGGAGAGCCGCCGAACAAGCGCGCCGCTCTTGAGATCGAACTCGACCGCGCGCAGGCCAGCCCGGTCTTCCGCCAGCTCGGCATCTCACCCATCCGGGTGTCGAAGGGCATGAGCGACGAGACCATCGAGTCGGTCCTCGGCCTGCACCGTGAACTGCACCGCCGTGAGAGCGAGGCCATCGCCACGCCGGAAGAAGCCCGTCGAGCCAACACCGAGATGCGTCTGACCATGCGCTCGAAGGGCAACTACCTTCCCGAGATAGAGGCCCTCGCAGAGAAGCACCTCAAGGCCGCGGGGCACGTCTCGGGCGCGCTGACGCACCGCACGGTCAGCATCATGGCCGAGAAGCTCGGTTTCGAACTCATCTACGTCGACGATCTGCCCCACTCGACCCGCTCCATCACCGACCTCGAGAACGGCCGCATCTACCTGCCACCGGCATCCATCCCCGGCGGTCACGGACTGCGATCGATGGCGCTGCAGGCGATGGCGCACCGGCTGCTGGGCCACACCCCTCCGACCGACTACGCCGACTTTCTGCAACAGCGCCTGGAGATCAACTACTTCGCAGCCTGCTGCCTGATCCCCGAGACCGCGGGCGTCGCCTTCCTGCAGCAGGCGAAAAAGGACCGCAACCTCGCCGTCGAGGACTTCCGCGATGCGTTCGGCGTCACCCACGAGGCCGCGGCCATGCGCATGACCAACCTCATGACACACCACCTCGACATGCGCCTGCACTTTCTGCGCGTCGACGAGAACGGCGCCATCACACGGGTGTACGAGAACGATGACCTCCCCCTGCCAATGGACGTCACCGGTGCGGTCGAGGGCCAGCCGGCGTGCCGCAAGTTCTCGGCCCGGGCAGCGTTCGAGCAGCGCAACCGTACGACCGAGCACTATCAGTACACCGACACCCCGTCGGGCACCTACTGGTGCGCGACGCAGACCGGTTCGGCCAGCGACGGCGGGTTCTCGATCACCGTGGGCGTCCCCTTCGATGACGCCCGCTGGTGGCGCGGACGCGAGACCCAGCACCGCGCACAGTCGAGCTGCCCCGACGAGACGTGCTGCCGACGGGCATCCGCCGCGATCAGCCAACGCTGGGAAGGGCGCGCCTGGCCGAGCGCCCGCGTGCACACGCACATGTTCTCGCCGCTACCGCGCGGCGCCTTCCCCGGAGTCGACGACAGCGAGGTGTACTCGTTCCTCGACCGGCACGCCGGCGAGTAG
- a CDS encoding phosphoenolpyruvate carboxykinase (GTP), with amino-acid sequence MALAETYAPSIPAAAPLRSFGAVPAYDTPAMAELREWVDGIAALTQPDRIHWIDGSRAENDALMHTLVDEGKLLKLNPEWRPGSYLARSHPSDVARTEGRTYIASEREQDAGPTNNWVAPAEIRATLDGVFEGSMRGRTMYVVPFSMGPVGGKLSHIGVQVTDSAYAVASIGIMTRVGDAVTRQIAEGAPWVKTVHSVGAPLEPGQADVEWPCNDEKYIVHFPDTLEVYSYGSGYGGNAILAKKCFALRIASVIARDEGWLAEHMLLIRVTDPKGRAYHVAAAFPSACGKTNLAMLRPTIPGWKVETLGDDIVWIRPGEDGRMHAMNPEAGFFGVAPGTGESTNVTAVETLWGNTIFTNVALRPDGDVWWEGLTETPPPHLIDWQGNDWTPDSGRPAAHPNSRFTVSASQCPQIAEDWEDPEGVPLDVILFGGRRASNVPLVVEATDWTHGVFLGSTISSERTAAAEGKVGELRRDPFAMLPFCGYNMGDYFGHWLKVGRSLRFDRAPRIFQVNWFRRGEDGRFLWPGFGDNSRVIDWIIRRISGEVAAVDSPIGRLPLREDLNLDGLDVTDADLDELFDVDVDAWLAEADSTEEFYKVFGDTLPAALHSELEALRYRLNTAR; translated from the coding sequence ATGGCACTCGCCGAGACGTACGCACCCAGCATCCCTGCCGCCGCACCGCTGCGCAGCTTCGGTGCCGTGCCCGCGTATGACACCCCGGCCATGGCTGAGCTGCGCGAGTGGGTCGACGGCATCGCCGCGCTCACCCAGCCCGATCGCATCCACTGGATCGACGGGTCGCGCGCCGAGAACGACGCCCTGATGCACACCCTCGTCGACGAGGGCAAGCTCCTCAAACTCAACCCCGAGTGGCGCCCAGGCTCCTACCTCGCCCGCTCGCACCCCAGCGACGTCGCGCGCACCGAGGGACGCACCTACATCGCCTCCGAGCGCGAGCAAGACGCCGGCCCCACGAACAACTGGGTCGCCCCGGCCGAGATCCGCGCCACGCTCGATGGCGTCTTCGAAGGCTCGATGCGCGGCCGCACCATGTACGTCGTCCCGTTCTCGATGGGTCCCGTCGGCGGCAAGCTCTCGCACATCGGCGTCCAGGTCACCGACAGCGCCTACGCGGTGGCATCCATCGGCATCATGACGCGCGTCGGCGACGCGGTCACCCGCCAGATCGCCGAGGGCGCGCCGTGGGTCAAGACCGTGCACTCGGTGGGCGCTCCGCTCGAGCCGGGCCAGGCAGACGTCGAATGGCCCTGCAACGATGAGAAGTACATCGTGCACTTTCCCGACACGCTCGAGGTGTACTCGTACGGCTCGGGCTACGGCGGCAACGCCATTCTCGCCAAGAAGTGCTTCGCGTTGCGCATCGCGTCGGTGATCGCCCGCGATGAGGGCTGGCTGGCCGAGCACATGCTGCTCATCCGCGTCACCGACCCGAAGGGGCGTGCGTACCACGTCGCCGCGGCGTTCCCCTCGGCGTGCGGCAAGACCAACCTGGCCATGCTGCGCCCCACCATCCCCGGCTGGAAGGTCGAGACGCTCGGCGACGACATCGTCTGGATCCGCCCCGGCGAGGACGGGCGGATGCACGCGATGAACCCCGAGGCGGGATTCTTCGGCGTGGCACCCGGAACAGGCGAGTCGACCAACGTCACCGCGGTCGAGACGCTGTGGGGCAACACGATCTTCACGAACGTCGCGTTGCGTCCCGACGGAGACGTGTGGTGGGAGGGGCTGACCGAGACCCCGCCGCCGCATCTGATCGACTGGCAGGGCAACGATTGGACTCCGGACTCGGGTCGTCCGGCGGCGCACCCCAACTCGCGTTTCACGGTCTCTGCATCGCAGTGCCCGCAGATCGCCGAGGACTGGGAGGACCCAGAGGGCGTGCCGCTCGATGTCATCCTGTTCGGCGGACGCCGTGCCAGCAACGTGCCGCTCGTCGTCGAGGCGACCGACTGGACCCACGGCGTGTTCCTCGGGTCGACCATCTCGTCCGAGCGCACCGCCGCGGCCGAGGGCAAGGTCGGCGAACTGCGCCGCGACCCCTTCGCGATGCTGCCGTTCTGCGGCTACAACATGGGCGACTACTTCGGCCACTGGCTGAAGGTCGGCCGCTCGCTGCGGTTCGATCGCGCTCCGCGCATCTTCCAGGTCAACTGGTTCCGCCGCGGCGAGGACGGCCGGTTCCTCTGGCCCGGGTTCGGCGACAACTCGCGCGTGATCGACTGGATCATCCGCCGTATCTCGGGCGAAGTCGCCGCCGTCGACAGCCCGATCGGACGACTGCCGTTGCGGGAGGACCTCAACCTCGACGGCCTCGACGTCACCGACGCCGATCTGGATGAGCTGTTCGACGTCGATGTTGATGCGTGGCTGGCCGAGGCAGATTCCACCGAGGAGTTCTACAAGGTCTTCGGCGACACGCTCCCGGCCGCGCTGCACAGCGAGCTGGAGGCACTGCGCTACCGCCTGAACACCGCGCGCTGA
- a CDS encoding DUF2254 domain-containing protein: MRSWYLRARESFWFVPALFALGAVALALTLIEVDRLLLETGMAVPLATGGLSATGGRAILTVIGGTMLGVAATSFSITIAVLATASSTYGPRLVRNFMADRGNQVVLAVLTSTFLYTLVVLRAVRTEQDSSEAFVPALAVGFAVVLAVCDVAVLVYFIHHIARSVQVTTLQARVFDELMAAIDLLYPSERERTEDAVEIAGLRTAGVITAARAGYVQHVDLPSLTACARQVDALIQVLAPPGRHVLAGDALARVLYSSEHDDDPGADRLERTVRAAITIERYRTPQQDLRYAAQGLTETGIRGLGSGTNDPYTAVSAIDALGVALTELFRRPPAATVHSDASGRARVLCAWPPPAQVLADVMLALRTYAMGHPLAVHAAIRMLMRVEAVAVGENRTALRDEVAAFRQAYLAASPTTVDATPIVASLDGLITRVDAPGA; encoded by the coding sequence ATGCGTTCCTGGTACCTGCGTGCACGCGAGTCGTTCTGGTTCGTGCCGGCACTCTTCGCTCTCGGCGCCGTCGCGCTCGCTCTGACGCTGATCGAGGTCGACCGCCTACTGCTGGAGACCGGCATGGCCGTGCCTCTGGCGACCGGTGGCCTCTCGGCCACCGGTGGGCGCGCGATACTCACCGTCATCGGTGGCACGATGCTGGGCGTGGCCGCGACCTCGTTCTCGATCACCATCGCCGTGCTGGCCACCGCTTCGTCGACCTACGGACCGCGCCTCGTGCGCAACTTCATGGCCGATCGGGGCAACCAGGTGGTGCTGGCGGTGCTCACCTCGACGTTCTTGTACACGCTCGTCGTGCTGCGCGCCGTGCGCACCGAACAGGACTCCAGCGAGGCATTCGTGCCGGCCCTCGCTGTCGGGTTCGCCGTCGTCCTTGCCGTGTGCGATGTTGCGGTGCTGGTGTACTTCATCCACCACATCGCTCGGTCGGTGCAGGTCACCACGCTGCAGGCCCGGGTGTTCGACGAGCTGATGGCCGCGATCGACTTACTGTACCCGTCTGAGCGGGAGCGCACCGAGGATGCCGTCGAGATCGCCGGCCTGCGCACGGCGGGAGTCATCACTGCTGCGCGAGCCGGGTACGTGCAGCACGTCGATCTGCCCTCGCTCACTGCGTGTGCGCGCCAAGTGGATGCGCTCATCCAGGTGCTGGCTCCTCCGGGGCGTCATGTGCTCGCCGGCGACGCTCTCGCCCGGGTCCTCTACTCCTCGGAGCACGACGACGATCCCGGTGCGGATCGCCTTGAGAGAACCGTACGGGCGGCGATCACCATCGAGCGCTACCGCACGCCGCAGCAGGACCTGCGCTATGCCGCTCAGGGGCTGACCGAGACCGGGATCCGTGGACTCGGCAGCGGTACGAACGATCCTTACACTGCCGTCTCGGCGATCGATGCGCTCGGAGTAGCCCTGACCGAGTTGTTCCGGCGCCCGCCGGCAGCGACCGTGCACTCCGACGCGTCGGGCCGTGCACGCGTACTGTGCGCATGGCCGCCCCCCGCACAGGTGCTCGCCGATGTGATGCTGGCTCTGCGCACCTACGCGATGGGGCATCCTCTCGCCGTGCACGCCGCAATCCGGATGCTGATGCGTGTCGAAGCGGTAGCCGTGGGCGAGAACCGGACGGCGCTCCGTGACGAGGTCGCGGCGTTCCGTCAGGCGTACCTCGCAGCCTCGCCCACAACGGTCGACGCGACGCCCATCGTGGCCTCGTTGGACGGCCTGATCACCCGCGTGGACGCACCGGGAGCATGA
- a CDS encoding ABC transporter ATP-binding protein: protein MSRTAPARRRGRRAQQDGPRATFRQLLPFLFEHKKVLVVVAVLSIVGAAASLVQPLLVGQVIDRVQRDEALGTLVWLLIAFVIAASVISGYQHYLLQRTGTAVVYSSRRKLIARILHLPISEFDSRRTGDLVSRVGTDTTLLYAVLTQGLADAVGSSILFVGALIAMLIIDPLLLLLIVVVIGASVVVVVGLSGRIRTASAAQQHKVGELASGIERGISSIRTIRASGATARETAAVDELAGEAYGLGVRIAKISSMVVPIAGIALQLSLLVVLGVGGFRVASGALTIAALVTFIMFLFMLIMPLGQAFGAITSVNQALGALGRIQEVLDLPTESQDDESDATVTAAPVVGAPAIEFRDVRFRYPDNVIAAREAAAKEAQNLLVDAHLEHASDEVRADIDRDVLKGVSFAVPRGARVALVGPSGAGKSTILSLVERFYDPTGGSIRLAGHDVRTYPREQLRAQFGYVEQDAPTLAGTLAENLRLAAPDATDEECERVLRSVNLGDVLERSPLGLTAPVGEDGVMLSGGERQRLAIARALLTEAPILLLDESTSSLDGVNEQRMREAIDAAAEDRTLLVIAHRLSTVVDSDLIVVLRDGVVEGQGTHDELIESTPLYRDLARHQLLV from the coding sequence ATGTCTCGCACGGCGCCAGCACGCCGACGCGGACGCCGTGCGCAACAGGACGGTCCGCGCGCCACGTTCCGCCAGCTCCTCCCCTTCCTGTTCGAGCATAAGAAGGTGCTCGTCGTGGTCGCGGTGCTCAGCATCGTCGGCGCGGCGGCATCGCTCGTGCAGCCGCTGCTGGTCGGCCAGGTGATCGACCGTGTGCAGCGTGACGAGGCGCTCGGCACGCTGGTGTGGTTGCTGATCGCGTTCGTCATCGCCGCCTCGGTGATCTCGGGCTACCAGCACTATCTGCTGCAGCGCACCGGCACAGCCGTGGTGTACTCCAGCCGCCGCAAGCTCATCGCGCGAATCCTGCACCTGCCGATCAGCGAGTTCGACTCGCGACGCACCGGTGACCTGGTCTCGCGCGTCGGTACCGATACGACGCTGCTCTACGCCGTTCTGACGCAGGGTCTGGCGGATGCCGTCGGCAGCAGCATCCTGTTCGTCGGCGCGCTGATCGCGATGCTGATCATCGATCCGCTGCTGTTGCTGCTGATCGTCGTCGTCATCGGCGCCTCGGTCGTCGTGGTCGTGGGGCTCAGCGGCCGCATCCGCACCGCATCCGCCGCCCAACAGCACAAGGTGGGCGAACTGGCCTCCGGCATCGAACGGGGTATCTCGTCGATCCGCACCATCCGCGCTTCCGGTGCGACGGCGCGCGAGACCGCAGCGGTCGATGAGCTCGCCGGCGAGGCCTACGGACTCGGTGTGCGGATCGCGAAGATCTCGTCGATGGTCGTCCCGATCGCCGGCATCGCCCTGCAGCTGTCGTTGCTCGTCGTGCTCGGTGTGGGCGGGTTCCGGGTGGCGTCCGGTGCCCTCACCATCGCGGCGCTGGTGACCTTCATCATGTTCCTGTTCATGCTGATCATGCCGCTGGGGCAGGCGTTCGGCGCGATCACCTCGGTCAACCAGGCGCTCGGTGCGCTGGGTCGCATTCAAGAGGTGCTGGATCTGCCGACCGAGAGCCAGGACGACGAATCGGATGCCACAGTCACTGCCGCCCCGGTCGTCGGCGCCCCGGCCATCGAGTTCCGCGATGTGCGCTTCCGCTACCCCGACAATGTCATCGCCGCGCGCGAGGCCGCCGCGAAAGAGGCGCAGAACCTGCTGGTCGACGCACATCTGGAGCACGCCTCGGACGAGGTCCGGGCCGATATCGACCGCGACGTGCTCAAGGGCGTCTCGTTCGCTGTGCCGCGCGGTGCACGCGTCGCGTTGGTCGGACCGAGCGGCGCCGGCAAGAGCACGATCCTCTCGCTTGTCGAGCGCTTTTACGATCCGACGGGCGGATCGATTCGCCTGGCCGGGCACGATGTGCGCACCTACCCGCGTGAGCAGCTGCGCGCGCAGTTCGGGTACGTCGAGCAGGATGCCCCCACGCTCGCCGGAACGCTGGCCGAGAATCTGCGTCTTGCCGCCCCGGACGCCACCGACGAGGAGTGCGAACGGGTGCTGCGTTCGGTGAACCTCGGCGATGTGCTCGAGCGCAGTCCGCTCGGACTGACTGCGCCGGTCGGTGAGGACGGCGTGATGCTCTCGGGGGGTGAGCGCCAGCGTCTGGCCATCGCACGCGCCCTGCTGACCGAGGCGCCGATTCTGCTGCTGGACGAATCGACCTCGTCTCTGGACGGTGTGAATGAGCAACGGATGCGCGAGGCGATCGACGCCGCAGCCGAGGATCGCACGCTGCTGGTGATCGCCCACCGCCTCTCGACCGTCGTCGACAGCGATCTGATCGTCGTGCTGCGTGACGGCGTCGTCGAAGGACAGGGCACTCACGACGAGTTGATCGAGTCGACACCGTTGTACCGGGACCTCGCACGGCATCAGCTTCTCGTCTGA
- a CDS encoding HAD family hydrolase, whose translation MSSSASATHAESPPTRAQKWVLFDIGGVLEVVDDDAWQEQWWQRWCAHTGIPRPEFEARLAEARLPQIDLVAGKESEFWERIRAALNLETSERDAMRADFWDAYCGTANAELIDYARSLRGRAGLAILSNSADGAREQEERRYGFSEIFDPICYSHEQGVSKPDPQAYLRALERMEADPAGVFFIDDRQGALDGAAAVGIRGILHRDNSETIAAVEEFLDD comes from the coding sequence ATGAGCTCATCCGCAAGCGCAACGCACGCAGAATCACCACCTACGCGCGCGCAGAAGTGGGTCCTGTTCGACATCGGTGGCGTGCTCGAGGTCGTCGATGACGACGCCTGGCAGGAGCAGTGGTGGCAGCGGTGGTGCGCGCACACGGGCATCCCGCGCCCGGAATTCGAGGCGCGCCTCGCCGAGGCGCGCCTGCCGCAGATCGATCTCGTTGCAGGCAAGGAGAGCGAGTTCTGGGAGCGGATACGCGCCGCACTGAACCTCGAGACCTCCGAACGGGATGCCATGCGCGCTGACTTCTGGGACGCGTACTGCGGTACCGCGAACGCCGAACTCATCGACTACGCCCGATCGCTACGAGGCCGGGCCGGACTTGCGATCCTGTCCAACTCGGCCGATGGCGCCCGCGAGCAAGAGGAACGGCGCTACGGCTTCTCAGAGATCTTCGACCCCATCTGCTACAGCCACGAGCAGGGCGTGAGCAAGCCTGATCCACAGGCGTACCTGCGTGCATTGGAGCGGATGGAGGCTGACCCGGCGGGTGTCTTCTTCATCGACGACCGCCAGGGAGCGCTCGACGGGGCTGCTGCCGTCGGTATCCGGGGAATCCTGCACCGCGACAACAGCGAGACGATCGCAGCCGTCGAGGAGTTCCTCGACGACTGA